One Halichondria panicea chromosome 3, odHalPani1.1, whole genome shotgun sequence genomic region harbors:
- the LOC135334216 gene encoding G-protein coupled receptor 157-like, protein MNEEYSNLYTVCNATNQTQVSLGSICTTMLSSMASVVGSSLIIISFAVWSDLRTTARAILVFLAIADLFTAMGYFLASVLFLANEQDKYEISSSFCTFQSFVTTAFPISSFLWTANLAVYLFVSITLKRAKTAKKLMPLFHIIAWGIPLLLCIPGAATGVLGGTQAGASTQGTVAWCWVSFNNSFDNRSSVDDARYRLIELHVLELVFGKLWEICVFIIAIVLCIAVKCSLQKKKKEIKMAVESAMYGSLSKERVQAALEQLDQKLIWIPIVFVLFRAWGTLRWIIATTYPECAKIDRNCSVLFNSVWFTEECLDVIYNPFLVYIQSIGDTGQGWGNALLYVIFNVTIFKRVCPCLYFCWKRIKKGCKYRRSKSEYAPIQYTKTEEQGCISRSCQLIEPSAVKEATKTGQYTPVNTDIGPINT, encoded by the exons TAATCATCATATCATTTGCTGTCTGGTCTGATCTCAGGACTACTGCAAGAGCTATCCTTGTTTTCCTGGCTATAGCAGATCTTTTTACAGCCATGGGCTATTTTTTGGCCTCTGTACTCTTCCTAGCGAACGAGCAAGATAAATACGAAATATCGTCATCTTTTTGCACTTTCCAAAGTTTCGTCACCACTGCATTCCCGATATCCTCTTTCTTATGGACTGCTAACCTTGCCGTGTACTTGTTTGTGTCCATTACACTCAAAAGAGCCAAGACTGCTAAGAAACTGATGCCTCTATTCCACATCATAGCCTGGGGGATACCGTTGTTGCTATGCATACCTGGAGCAGCTACAGGAGTATTAGGAGGTACGCAAGCAGGTGCCTCCACACAAGGCACTGTGGCGTGGTGTTGGGTCTCATTCAACAACAGCTTTGACAACCGCTCTTCAGTTGATGATGCTCGTTATAGGCTTATTGAGTTACATGTACTGGAGTTGGTGTTTGGTAAACTGTGGGAGATTTGCGTCTTCATTATTGCTATTGTTCTGTGCATTGCAGTGAAATGTTCACTCCAAAAGAAG AAAAAGGAGATCAAGATGGCTGTGGAAAGTGCAATGTACGGGAGCCTTAGCAAAGAAAGAGTGCAAGCAGCTCTCGAGCAGCTGGACCAAAAGTTGATCTGGATTCCAATTGTCTTTGTTTTGTTTCGTGCTTGGGGAACTCTACGTTGGATAATCGCCACAACTTATCCGGAATGTGCAAAAATTGACCGAAATTGCAGTGTGCTGTTCAACAGTGTATGGTTCACAGAAGAGTGTCTTGATGTCATATACAATCCATTTCTTGTGTACATACAGTCTATCGGTGACACTGGGCAAGGATGGGGGAACGCACTGCTGTATGTTATCTTCAATGTAACAATCTTCAAGCGAGTATGCCCTTGCTTATATTTCTGCTGGAAACGAATCAAAAAAGGCTGTAAATATCGTCGAAGCAAGAGTGAGTATGCTCCGATACAGTACACAAAGACAGAGGAGCAAGGTTGTATTAGCAGATCCTGTCAATTGATTGAGCCTTCTGCTGTGAAAGAAGCGACAAAAACTGGACAATACACACCTGTGAACACTGACATAGGCCCAATAAACACTTAA
- the LOC135334214 gene encoding G-protein coupled receptor 157-like, with amino-acid sequence MDGSGALIANVCDPSNITQLTNGPIITTIISSVASVIGSVLIIVSFAVWSDLRTTARAILVFLAIADLCTALGYLFASILFLLNYQQLGDIFSPLCTFQSFITTVFPISSFLWTTNLAVYLFVSITLKQVKTAKKLMLLFHITAWGIPLLLCIPGAATMILGGQNETQDQSQGTVGWCWVSFDRSFKNVTGEMEDAQHRLVKLHALEFVFGKFWEILAGVVALILCIIVKISVQKKKKQVRLSEDYSVYGSANAGRVQAALEQLDQKLLWIPIFFILFRIWGTLRWIISSTYSECITVDLNCSVEWGEIWFKEECLNVIYDPFLVYMQAIGDPGQGWGNALLYGLFHATIFKRLCPCVFLCWKRIKNSFTAFQNRKDYAPINNFRENKIAMNVSQETPTAVEVLASGSKSVDCVPVIPDRGSINSKT; translated from the exons ATGGATGGAAGTGGAGCTCTCATTGCAAATGTCTGTGATCCCTCAAACATAACACAGCTCACCAATGGACCCATAATCACTACAATTATTTCATCAGTTGCCTCAGTAATTGGAAGCGTTCTCATTATCGTATCATTTGCTGTTTGGTCAGATCTACGAACTACTGCAAGAGCGATCCTTGTGTTCCTAGCCATAGCAGACCTGTGTACGGCCCTTGGCTACTTGTTTGCATCCATACTATTCTTACTGAATTATCAACAACTTGGTGACATATTCTCTCCTCTGTGCACGTTCCAAAGTTTCATCACAACTGTATTCCCAATATCGTCTTTCCTATGGACTACTAACCTAGCCGTGTACCTATTCGTATCGATCACTCTGAAGCAAGTCAAGACAGCTAAGAAGCTAATGCTCTTGTTTCACATCACTGCCTGGGGGATACCATTGTTGCTATGCATACCTGGAGCAGCTACGATGATCCTCGGTGGACAAAACGAAACACAAGATCAATCGCAAGGAACTGTAGGTTGGTGTTGGGTGTCTTTCGATAGAAGCTTCAAAAATGTCACTGGAGAAATGGAGGATGCTCAGCATCGCCTTGTGAAGCTGCATGCACTGGAGTTTGTGTTTGGGAAATTCTGGGAGATATTAGCCGGTGTCGTTGCATTGATTCTATGCATCATTGTCAAGATCTCAGTTCAAAAGAAG AAGAAACAGGTGAGATTGAGTGAGGATTATAGTGTCTATGGAAGTGCGAATGCTGGACGTGTACAAGCCGCTCTCGAGCAATTGGACCAGAAGTTGCTATGGATACCCATCTTCTTTATTCTGTTTCGAATCTGGGGAACGCTGAGATGGATCATATCCTCCACGTACTCTGAGTGCATCACAGTGGACTTAAACTGCAGTGTAGAGTGGGGTGAGATATGGTTCAAAGAGGAGTGCTTGAACGTCATCTACGATCCTTTCCTGGTGTACATGCAAGCAATAGGTGACCCAGGCCAGGGATGGGGGAATGCACTGCTGTATGGACTATTTCATGCGACCATTTTCAAGCGATTGTGTCCCTGTGTCTTTCTTTGCTGGAAAAGAATCAAGAATAGTTTCACGGCTTTTCAAAACAGGAAAGACTATGCTCCAATAAACAATTTCAGAGAGAACAAAATAGCGATGAATGTGTCGCAAGAGACTCCCACTGCTGTGGAGGTGCTGGCCAGTGGGTCCAAGAGTGTGGACTGTGTGCCAGTGATACCCGATAGAGGCTCTATCAATAGTAAGACTTGA
- the LOC135334185 gene encoding arginine-glutamic acid dipeptide repeats protein-like has translation MPRKPARGRGRYNTASPTVSVTGSNGSSSGRRAASTATASASTGSGGKAAAAQVMVTKSGRQTKNSNGNRRRKYPSIGRRTPVPKSGRRGRKKDSSNLQDPTSYKSDDGVVYKPGDYAYVDSQQPELPNHICIIKDFKLARKDAVIAEVKWFYRVTELPEAVYLLLMEDRKSGKSAAVFDHPQVKDRELFMAFNKDTHPATLFRGKCYIKKLDELGDKLTEFLDKDDSFFFSYGYKPESRRLTLEDEESYVPTSQQAVLPECICANPREAEPYSSTGTGLTSEFPQREEMVWNPQLSDDELLMYLRAARSIALHAGVCMTGMLADGYLAASSDETTQHAFDVLHRNGNNTENAMQELIKHPIVSRLVGKKNWSKEDALLFSKGMRQFGKNFFKINTELLPGKQITELVEYYYFWKKTDAGLNSRNTRRQRKTAHIRLSRALLKPREVTPDKEFVDWSSCDEDEGDSGEDKKSYYACHHCFTRTGVSWHHAGPDKAILCDDCRVHFKNYGLMRQLVVKGEPPEFIFKDFHEIPAQREDSSTPPATLQPTPDKKRKTRNSNGTRGAARPGLRSAKTYTEKNDSDDDEEADASESSESSEYETPISVSKPKPLQARRSILDNLDECHNKDDVDTPPPPKRQKREHMEVSMSEEEGSMDSGNGNGTQKFPNRDHSPGEASTSSANDEEGGSPYSSSQASPRHAPPPQHFSRVTKDRESSCARTDLVYLKKAPVPTKASAFSAPGTSAHGGHPSDLPTPTANVKVPIITPHAPQLPRGPPSFMNFPQGHFAPPGAAPPQAGPQEVVVKRSNSRESNPNREREHQQQLLQHQQQQQQQQQQWLAMAAMQAAAQAAAQGTPANPQLHPSHAHFTPVTAGYPVATPTSQVHHQEQSQQQTQQPMVFTFPTQDEIVRQRLGGQLQGTPEQQHYMAALMQQQGLYPTMIAAGQMEANRLHEEQHGMATPQPPQIVVPMEQYMLLQQQQQQQQQQQQQAAIAAGLSPIDSNQTFIEFQRFFENTMQQVQKDPNLLQQPQVQHLVASRNAMMQQLHMLQAAGHDQHQINGVLQQHLIRIQQDQVMFQAHAQQQEAAAAAAAHKQKIILGRPPAASDNTPNRSSRPGVIVGK, from the exons ATGCCCAGGAAACCAGCTCGTGGTAGAGGGAGATACAATACTGCAAGCCCAACTGTGTCTGTTACTGGTTCCAATGGAAGCAGCTCTGGCAGAAGAGCTGCCAGCACAGCTACTGCATCAGCTAGCACTGGGTCTGGTGGGAAGGCAGCAGCAGCCCAAGTTATGGTCACCAAGAGTGGCAGACAAACCAAGAACAGTAATGGGAACCGCAGGAGAAAGTACCCAAGTATTGGCAGGAGGACTCCTGTGCCCAAGTCAGGTAGACGAGGCCGTAAGAAGGATAGCAGCAACTTGCAAGATCCGACCAGCTACAAGTCTGATGATGGAGTGGTGTATAAGCCAGGAG ATTATGCTTATGTGGACAGCCAACAGCCAGAGCTCCCCAACCATATCTGTATCATCAAGGATTTCAAACTG GCCCGTAAAGACGCTGTTATCGCTGAAGTCAAATGGTTTTATCGGGTTACCGAGTTACCAGAAGCCGTGTACTTACTGTTGATGGAAGACAGGAAAAGTG GAAAAAGTGCTGCCGTATTCGACCACCCCCAAGTCAAAGATCGAGAGCTTTTTATGGCCTTCAACAAAGACACCCACCCAGCCACACTGTTTAG GGGAAAGTGttacatcaagaaactggacGAGTTAGGTGACAAACTGACTGAGTTTTTGGACAAAGACGACAGCTTCTTTTTTTCGTACGGCTACAAGCCTGAATCAAG GAGGCTGACATTGGAAGATGAGGAGTCATATGTCCCCACAAGTCAACAG GCTGTGTTACCTGAGTGTATCTGTGCAAACCCTCGTGAAGCTGAGCCCTACTCCTCCACTGGGACTGGCCTGACAAGCGAATTCCCTCAAAGAGAAGAGATG gtATGGAACCCCCAGCTGTCTGATGACGAGCTCCTCATGTACCTGAGAGCTGCCAGGAGTATTGCACTGCACGCTGGAGTGTGCATGACTGGAATGCTAGCAGATGGATACCTG GCTGCATCATCTGATGAAACCACTCAGCATGCATTCGATGTT ctgcatagAAATGGCAACAACACGGAGAATGCGATGCAGGAGCTGATAAAGCATCCAATAGTGAGCAGACTGGTGGGCAAGAAGAACTGGAGCAAAGAGGATGCT CTTCTGTTCAGTAAAGGAATGAGACAATTTGGAAAGAATTTCTTCAAAATCAATACAGAGCTTTTGCCTGGGAAACAGATT ACTGAGCTGGTGGAGTACTACTATTTCTGGAAGAAAACGGACGCCGGTCTCAACTCACGCAATACACGCCGACAGAGGAAGACAGCGCACATTCGCCTGAGTCGGGCACTGCTCAAACCCAGGGAGGTCACGCCTGATAAAGAGTTTG TTGACTGGAGCTCATGTGATGAGGACGAAGGAGACAGTGGGGAGGACAAGAAgag CTACTATGCCTGCCACCATTGCTTCACAAGGACTGGTGTCAGTTGGCACCATGCCGGCCCTGACAAGGCTATCCTGTGTGATGATTGTCGAGTCCACTTCAAGAATTATGGCCTCATGAGACAACTAGTCG TGAAAGGTGAACCCCCAGAGTTCATATTCAAAGACTTCCACGAGATACCTGCCCAGCGTGAGGATAGCTCCACCCCTCCAGCCACGCTACAACCCACACCCGACAAGAAACGGAAGACACGTAACAGCAACGGGACACGAGGTGCCGCTAGACCCGGGCTCAGGAGTGCCAAGACTTACACTGAGAAGAATGATTCCGATGATGATGaag AAGCGGATGCCAGTGAGAGCAGTGAAAGCAGTGAATATGAGACACCCATCTCAGTCAGCAAGCCCAAGCCATTGCAGGCTCGTCGCTCAATTCTTGACAACCTGGACGAATGTCACAACAAGGACGACGTGGACACACCTCCCCCTCCAAAACGACAGAAGAGAGAACACATG GAGGTCTCTATGAGTGAGGAAGAAGGCAGTATGGACTCAGGCAATGGAAATGGCACTCAGAAGTTCCCCAACCGAGACCACTCCCCTGGCGAAGCCTCGACTAGCTCTGCTAATGATGAGGAGGGGGGCTCCCCCTATAGCAGCTCTCAGGCCTCCCCCAGACATGCCCCCCCTCCACAACACTTCAGCAGAGTGACAAAGGACCGGGAGTCATCGTGTGCACGAACAGACCTCGTGTATTTGAAGAAAGCTCCAGTGCCCACTAAG GCATCGGCCTTCTCTGCTCCTGGCACTAGTGCTCATGGAGGTCACCCCTCAGATCTACCCACCCCCACGGCTAATGTCAAAGTCCCAATCATCACTCCCCACGCCCCCCAACTCCCGAGGGGGCCTCCATCGTTCATGAACTTCCCCCAGGGCCATTTCGCCCCCCCTGGTGCTGCTCCACCACAAGCAGGACCTcaggaggtggtcgttaaacGAAGTAACTCGAGGGAGAGCAACCCGAACCGTGAGAGAGAGCATCAACAGCAGTTACTACAACACCAGcaacagcagcagcagcagcagcaacaATGGTTGGCCATGGCCGCAATGCAGGCAGCGGCACAGGCAGCGGCACAGGGCACACCAGCCAACCCACagctccacccctcacacgcACACTTTACGCCTGTCACAGCCGGATATCcagtagccacacccacttcacaAGTACATCATCAGGAACAATCGCAACAGCAAACACAACAGCCGATGGTGTTCACGTTTCCAACTCAAGACGAGATAGTGAGACAGCGACTGGGTGGTCAACTCCAGGGCACTCCAGAGCAACAACACTACATGGCAGCACTCATGCAGCAGCAGGGATTGTACCCAACCATGATTGCCGCTGGACAAATGGAGGCTAACAGACTGCACGAGGAACAACACGGAATGGCCACGCCTCAACCCCCTCAGATCGTGGTACCTATGGAACAGTACATGCTCCTCcaacagcagcagcagcagcaacaGCAGCAACAGCAACAAGCGGCAATCGCAGCTGGACTCAGTCCAATCGATAGTAACCAAACTTTCATAGAGTTTCAGCGATTCTTTGAGAACACTATGCAGCAAGTACAGAAGGACCCTAATCTGTTGCAGCAGCCACAAGTGCAACACCTTGTGGCTAGCAGGAATGCAATGATGCAACAGTTACACATGCTACAAGCCGCAGGTCACGATCAGCATCAGATAAATGGTGTTCTACAACAACACTTGATTCGAATTCAACAAGATCAGGTGATGTTTCAAGCTCACGCTCAGCAGCAAGAAGCGGCGGCGGCAGCAGCTGCTCATAAACAGAAAATCATTCTCGGGAGGCCGCCCGCGGCTTCAGACAACACTCCGAACCGAAGCAGCAGACCAGGTGTTATAGTGGGGAAATAG